One Sphaerisporangium krabiense DNA segment encodes these proteins:
- a CDS encoding GntR family transcriptional regulator, with translation MARKTDGRPRHQQIAAEIRTLIMSGDLTPGSRLPSTQQLMAQYSVTSQTVQRTLNVLKEEGFLVGRAGVGVYVRDDAPLIITPVAYMPSPGPDMPYPWMTEAAKRAQRGSVKLLKVAEVCPPAAIAEVFGLGEGEQVSLRHQLLMLNDEPAELASIYHPLSIAKGTPLSERRKIPGGSSRILTDLGYPPREWTDHLSARLPTTDELETLNLPDDVPVLRTFRTVYTDKTRSIEVQILIKGGHLYELAYHQTIA, from the coding sequence GTGGCGAGGAAGACCGATGGTCGTCCTAGGCACCAGCAGATCGCTGCCGAGATACGGACACTGATCATGTCGGGCGACCTAACGCCCGGCAGCCGGCTGCCCAGCACGCAGCAGCTCATGGCGCAGTACAGCGTCACCAGCCAAACCGTCCAGCGCACACTCAACGTCCTAAAGGAGGAAGGATTCCTCGTCGGACGTGCTGGAGTGGGCGTGTACGTCCGCGACGACGCGCCGCTGATCATCACGCCGGTGGCGTACATGCCCTCACCCGGACCAGACATGCCGTATCCATGGATGACCGAGGCCGCCAAGCGGGCACAACGCGGAAGCGTCAAGCTGCTGAAGGTTGCAGAGGTCTGTCCGCCGGCGGCGATCGCCGAGGTGTTCGGCCTCGGCGAGGGCGAACAGGTTTCCCTGCGCCATCAACTTCTGATGCTGAACGACGAGCCGGCCGAGCTGGCCTCGATCTACCACCCGCTGAGCATCGCCAAAGGCACGCCACTGTCCGAGCGCCGTAAGATCCCCGGCGGCTCCTCGCGCATCCTGACAGACCTCGGCTATCCGCCACGTGAGTGGACCGACCACCTCTCAGCCCGCCTGCCCACTACCGATGAACTGGAGACCCTGAACCTGCCGGACGACGTCCCCGTCCTCCGCACCTTCCGGACCGTGTACACGGACAAGACACGTTCTATCGAGGTCCAGATCCTGATCAAGGGCGGCCATCTGTACGAGCTGGCCTACCACCAGACCATCGCTTGA
- a CDS encoding discoidin domain-containing protein: MARLLPALAVLGVTIATTMVALAAPAAGAPPLPPAATYTVTTGATGPNQYSTDSPASPFVDKDGTFYTQQSAALYGPKDERYWAFFTGTDFDDASRSSAISDAVNPGNPQDKNNDTTWRCNNSPTGKIASIPPQGQWQKNYCDLIGTWVDPDTGDWVGLVHNEFTMFPFGDGMHYDSIDYAVSTDQGRTWDIKDHVITSPYSTVRGDTQAFPNQTYYFGGGDQRLFADPASGYFYVFYGSQVINKPGQAGRWNMRNEHVARAPMSGKLAPGTWQKWYDGAWTEAGIGGKESNIVPVTASNPNGYTPPANDYNPLNAGSIDQQVAAGLMPDQSPLLYMSVTYNAYLGLYLATANPINPNNSANAMPVFATDDLSTQKWYKIGDTGGVRYADYWYHWLVDPVGKASGTITGRTFREYCDFGCPSGRSEWRNITIDSTTPAAPVSPASAYRIGSGDGRILAQVSGSSATTSVASPTGSALESWTFQPTGDGAYTIVNSGSGQALGVASATTATRAWGTKPTVSTLTGAVGQQWFVIKSTSPSASYRLVNRYSGLALAMSPDATRLAETTPVRAWTNTTGSPIGGTRTAAEQTLTLTTVGQAPNLALNKPATAQSSEGGHTPDKAVDTDPASYWAGGPVPQWWQVDLQGVYQLSNVNVTNYFADSRSYQYNIQASVNGTTWTTVATKSNTSPATSAGDSYPLNAVARYLRVTMTFNSANGSGHITNVVVNGVPALNLALNKPATAQSSEGGHTPDKAVDADPASYWAAGPVPQWWQVDLQDLYTLDNVTVTNYYGDSRSYQYNIQASVNGTTWTTIATKSGTSPATSAGDSHAVNAQARYLRVNMTSNSANSSAHITNVIVNGQKAPNLALGKPATAQSSEGGHTPDKAVDTDPASYWAAGPVPQWWQVDLQATYQLSNVTVTNYHGDTRSYQYNIQASTDGTTWTTIATKSGTTPATSAGDSHAVNAQARYLRVTITSNSANTSAHITNMVVNGL, translated from the coding sequence GTGGCACGTCTACTCCCGGCCCTCGCGGTCCTCGGCGTCACCATCGCGACCACAATGGTCGCCTTGGCCGCGCCGGCAGCGGGGGCTCCTCCGCTTCCCCCTGCTGCCACCTACACCGTCACGACGGGTGCCACCGGCCCCAACCAGTACTCGACCGATTCTCCGGCGTCGCCGTTCGTCGATAAGGACGGGACGTTTTACACCCAGCAGTCCGCGGCTCTGTACGGCCCGAAGGACGAGCGTTACTGGGCGTTCTTCACCGGTACCGACTTCGACGACGCGTCCCGCTCGTCGGCGATCAGCGACGCGGTCAACCCGGGCAACCCACAGGACAAGAACAACGACACCACCTGGCGGTGCAACAACAGCCCGACGGGGAAGATCGCCTCGATCCCGCCCCAGGGCCAATGGCAGAAGAACTACTGCGATCTGATCGGTACCTGGGTCGATCCCGATACCGGTGACTGGGTCGGGTTGGTGCACAACGAGTTCACGATGTTCCCGTTCGGGGACGGCATGCACTACGACTCGATCGATTACGCGGTGTCCACTGATCAGGGGCGGACGTGGGACATCAAGGACCATGTCATCACCTCGCCCTACAGCACGGTGCGGGGTGACACTCAGGCGTTTCCGAACCAGACGTACTACTTCGGTGGTGGTGATCAGCGGTTGTTCGCTGATCCGGCCTCGGGGTACTTCTATGTGTTCTACGGGTCGCAGGTCATCAACAAGCCGGGGCAGGCGGGCCGGTGGAACATGCGGAATGAGCATGTGGCCAGGGCGCCGATGTCGGGCAAGCTGGCGCCGGGGACGTGGCAGAAGTGGTACGACGGCGCCTGGACCGAGGCCGGTATCGGGGGCAAGGAAAGCAACATCGTCCCGGTCACCGCGTCCAACCCCAACGGGTACACCCCGCCGGCCAATGACTACAACCCGCTCAATGCCGGTTCCATCGACCAGCAGGTCGCCGCGGGCTTGATGCCCGATCAGTCGCCGTTGTTGTACATGAGCGTGACCTACAACGCCTATCTGGGCCTGTATCTGGCCACGGCCAACCCGATCAACCCCAACAATTCGGCCAATGCGATGCCGGTGTTCGCCACCGATGATCTGTCGACGCAGAAGTGGTACAAGATCGGCGACACCGGCGGCGTCCGGTACGCCGACTATTGGTATCACTGGCTGGTGGATCCGGTGGGCAAGGCCAGCGGCACGATCACCGGGCGCACCTTCCGCGAGTACTGCGACTTCGGCTGTCCCAGTGGCCGCTCGGAATGGCGCAACATCACCATCGACAGCACCACTCCCGCGGCACCCGTCAGCCCCGCCTCGGCATATCGGATCGGCAGCGGAGACGGGCGCATCCTTGCCCAGGTCTCCGGCTCGTCGGCGACCACCTCGGTGGCCTCACCCACCGGCTCGGCACTGGAGAGCTGGACCTTCCAGCCCACCGGCGACGGCGCCTACACCATCGTCAACAGCGGCAGCGGCCAGGCACTCGGCGTGGCCTCCGCCACCACGGCTACCCGAGCCTGGGGCACCAAGCCCACGGTCAGCACGCTCACCGGAGCAGTCGGGCAGCAGTGGTTCGTCATCAAGAGCACCTCACCATCGGCCTCGTACCGGCTGGTCAACCGCTACAGCGGCCTCGCTCTGGCGATGTCGCCGGATGCCACCCGCCTCGCCGAAACCACGCCGGTGCGGGCGTGGACCAACACCACCGGCAGCCCGATCGGCGGGACCCGCACCGCGGCCGAGCAGACCCTCACCCTCACCACGGTCGGGCAGGCACCCAACCTGGCCTTGAACAAGCCGGCCACGGCGCAAAGCAGCGAAGGCGGTCACACCCCGGACAAGGCCGTGGACACAGACCCGGCGTCGTACTGGGCCGGCGGGCCGGTGCCGCAGTGGTGGCAGGTCGACCTGCAGGGTGTTTACCAGCTCAGCAACGTCAACGTCACCAACTACTTCGCTGACTCCCGCTCCTACCAGTACAACATTCAGGCCAGTGTCAACGGCACCACCTGGACGACAGTCGCCACCAAGAGCAACACCAGCCCAGCCACCAGCGCAGGCGACAGTTACCCGCTGAACGCGGTGGCCAGGTACCTGCGGGTCACCATGACTTTCAACTCCGCCAACGGCAGCGGCCACATCACCAACGTCGTCGTCAACGGGGTGCCCGCCCTCAACCTGGCGCTGAACAAGCCGGCCACGGCGCAGAGCAGCGAAGGCGGTCATACGCCGGACAAGGCCGTGGACGCAGACCCGGCGTCGTACTGGGCCGCCGGCCCGGTGCCGCAGTGGTGGCAGGTCGATCTGCAAGACCTGTACACCCTCGACAACGTCACCGTCACCAACTACTACGGCGACTCCCGCTCCTACCAGTACAACATCCAGGCCAGCGTCAACGGCACCACCTGGACCACCATCGCCACCAAGTCCGGCACCAGTCCGGCCACCTCTGCCGGAGACAGCCACGCGGTCAACGCGCAGGCCCGCTACCTGCGGGTGAACATGACCTCCAACTCCGCCAACAGCAGCGCCCACATCACCAACGTGATCGTCAACGGTCAGAAGGCGCCCAACCTGGCACTGGGCAAGCCCGCCACCGCGCAAAGCAGCGAGGGCGGTCACACCCCGGACAAGGCCGTGGACACAGACCCGGCGTCGTACTGGGCCGCCGGCCCGGTACCGCAGTGGTGGCAGGTCGACCTGCAGGCGACATACCAGCTGAGCAACGTCACCGTCACCAACTATCACGGCGACACCCGCTCCTACCAGTACAACATCCAGGCCAGCACCGACGGCACCACCTGGACCACCATCGCCACCAAGTCCGGCACCACCCCGGCCACCTCCGCCGGAGACAGCCACGCGGTCAACGCACAGGCCCGCTACCTGCGAGTGACCATAACCTCCAACTCCGCCAACACCAGCGCCCACATCACCAACATGGTCGTCAACGGCCTCTAG
- a CDS encoding ATP-binding protein, translated as MALTGMSANEPTTAPCGPPSEKNATTRSQSFPGHKDQVREARRFARTCLPDHPDAELITSELVTNAITYTGSGRPDGTFTVTLIAHPDGTAYLEITDQGGPATFGPRTCHSEGGRGLPLIAALATTWGIKGDHTSRTVWAELPPPRP; from the coding sequence ATGGCTCTGACCGGCATGAGCGCCAACGAGCCGACAACGGCCCCATGCGGACCGCCCAGCGAAAAGAACGCGACAACCCGGAGCCAGTCATTCCCGGGACACAAGGACCAGGTACGCGAAGCCCGGCGCTTCGCCCGCACCTGCCTGCCCGACCATCCCGACGCCGAACTCATCACCAGCGAACTGGTGACCAACGCCATCACCTACACCGGCAGCGGCCGCCCCGACGGAACCTTTACAGTCACCCTCATCGCCCACCCGGACGGAACCGCCTACCTAGAGATCACCGACCAGGGCGGCCCCGCCACCTTCGGCCCCCGCACCTGCCACAGCGAAGGCGGACGAGGACTCCCTCTGATCGCGGCTCTCGCCACCACATGGGGCATCAAAGGCGACCACACCAGCCGAACCGTCTGGGCCGAACTACCCCCACCACGCCCATGA
- a CDS encoding GntR family transcriptional regulator, translating to MTRDPWTDVGDSAAYLAPRAQGRPDAWTEELAQTRRSGSQRLIKVAELVPPSEVADALGLSSADHVVVRRRVMLIDDRPVELADSYYPARLASGTLLGEMRKIPGGAPTLLAELGYRPKEALEELTVRPATEREAEGLALTPGSLVVVLFRIVVGVDGVPFEVSVMTMRPEGRRFRYRVKVG from the coding sequence ATGACACGCGATCCGTGGACGGACGTCGGTGACTCGGCGGCTTACCTGGCGCCTCGCGCCCAGGGGCGGCCAGATGCGTGGACCGAGGAACTGGCCCAGACTAGACGGTCAGGCTCGCAGCGGCTCATCAAGGTCGCGGAGTTGGTACCGCCGTCAGAGGTGGCCGACGCCCTGGGCTTGTCGTCCGCAGATCACGTCGTGGTGCGCCGTCGTGTCATGCTGATCGACGACCGGCCTGTGGAACTCGCCGACTCCTACTACCCGGCAAGGCTGGCGTCCGGGACCTTGCTGGGGGAGATGCGGAAGATCCCCGGCGGTGCTCCCACGCTCCTGGCCGAACTCGGATACCGCCCGAAGGAGGCGCTTGAGGAGCTCACCGTACGACCCGCCACCGAGAGGGAAGCCGAGGGGCTCGCGCTGACGCCGGGCTCGCTGGTGGTCGTGTTGTTTCGGATCGTGGTCGGCGTGGACGGGGTACCGTTCGAGGTCAGTGTGATGACGATGCGTCCGGAAGGTCGGCGCTTCCGCTACCGAGTGAAGGTTGGCTGA
- a CDS encoding LamG-like jellyroll fold domain-containing protein has product MNELVNLTARKARRPLAVATALTVVASLVIASPSDPTWAQLKPTRSVYTSEPTAFPRPDDPDAPLRAAVEEAKKRNEPVAVEAVYTETSRTWAYPDGHLTLQSYAGPTQLKRSDGSWAWIDTTLVERDGVLKPKLAKADVSFSLGGNGPFASMVRAKGQRFALSWLHDLPKPEVAGNVARYVDAAGPGADLVVTALPTGFRHDVVLRKRPTKPVELRIPVETDGLTLADGKKDKGLTLVDSKGKQVASAAEPVAIDAGPKPAEADAGKAVPSRTGKIATRVETDNGRQVLVLKPDPGFLNDPATRYPLTVDPTTTLPLLSDVVIGSDGIINTSPASTQLETSKQRTYGDGHITYAHTLLKFDTSVLAGRAVGNARLEMYVEQDVGCRWYGPGGVEVKRVTSGWNANNVSWSSQPSVTSFGSSIQICPNTSQLDPNGNWIPRTNTWDVTAMANAWASGAQSEGIQVSAYSDFDHQPNQGLGFWIYYHSAERVGGKPPKLTVSYWLPPEIPTVTAESIDSMSGNDAIARSQNVKVSFKSAVPEATNLDYTVTVNDSTMKPPPAFPAGHVAHWKFDEAAGATSAADASGNGHTAAYVGSRRHSITGKLGGAIKLNDLHGSTGTVPDSSASTSRAVLNQNTSFSISTWVKLHDSDDIQWLASQDGNPFGLSIYYLGSSWQKIRLQVSGTGGSTGYGVWVDSAKLVKADTWTHLVAMYDAAAGKIRIYIDGVLSAQSDYTPTGSVTSGPFRIGADKAQTPIHLLQGSLDDMRLYQRALTVQEVKDLYGEVAATSYNAKPSGQVINQTFELSNPASLKFVVKACRSGVTPPSCNESPAYRITSDAPMLPTDAETGMADPAQPILSGMVNRPSGGPVTAKYYLYDNSGAPVGAAPLGTRSVHGGERASFQVAANTVQPGTTYKWQMIACASDSNGAGEVCTSKTAQVSFTTPGAPSPPPVEDVRHLTLGKDSFVIKSVKTDPTACSGGPCTVADTAMIQIGGTSVDKTATVIGFKLDELPDGAGVSEAILRLGTPICPAGLCPADAIITATPLKSPVTGETKGSDLAADADPNTSSYPLPLSGPQADIAGSEYQWLMLTSNKDEVITFADASAADQPSLALAYLPAGPPSKVLNLTASGGDASAMASWGLPDSNGSVAMLDGYDIEVIDNGGAVVKTLEAKEPYVAISGLANDATYTVKVRAKTVFGVGDWEATTATTKAVPPPPVKGGTACLLELPTGTHTVTAAAGAGAQAYIDRVKGYYQAQDAVLENRAATIWDAPGVAPDAPSTAKLSLVNAALVQQRASMTRAGTTRTNSQVQVSNTIIQAMSDGTVRVTADINRTWSEEASAMAGAAVKAGASATSQTSGQVEPSESTISIFVFDRCGNITVIQVPNDAEEDSTDFFEIDGDSFLEQKLRASDDDVIAASSTATAVAGEPCRSNVKSWARAYANEKTRPAKGLLFEVLGQSKWDACLPYDDTTWNVSKFGAVATLYTASSFRKPKGASAKKVNAYILNNSSVDIKSTACFKVTTTTYQLAVQGNVGLPQGGEVGGGLTFTQTASKDCPGEYSLTGEKGGGNEKVAFRSSFWGPKDALIATCWMSTGNTCSISHYQQRSFGTFNWAKQKGIKTARILPATSLWRDR; this is encoded by the coding sequence GTGAACGAGTTAGTCAACCTAACGGCCAGAAAGGCGCGCAGGCCTCTCGCCGTGGCAACGGCGCTCACGGTGGTGGCATCGCTGGTTATCGCGAGCCCTTCCGATCCAACGTGGGCCCAGCTCAAGCCGACCCGCAGCGTCTACACATCCGAGCCGACTGCTTTCCCTCGCCCTGACGACCCCGATGCACCCCTGCGTGCCGCAGTCGAAGAGGCCAAAAAGCGGAATGAGCCTGTAGCTGTCGAGGCCGTCTACACCGAGACCTCCCGCACGTGGGCCTACCCTGATGGGCATTTGACTCTCCAGTCCTACGCGGGGCCCACTCAACTGAAGCGGTCCGATGGCTCTTGGGCGTGGATCGACACGACGCTCGTGGAGCGCGACGGCGTACTGAAGCCGAAACTGGCCAAGGCGGATGTGTCCTTCTCTTTGGGGGGCAATGGCCCGTTCGCATCGATGGTCCGCGCCAAGGGACAGCGCTTCGCGCTTTCCTGGCTGCACGATCTGCCCAAGCCAGAGGTCGCCGGGAACGTCGCCCGCTATGTCGATGCGGCTGGACCTGGCGCCGATCTCGTCGTAACGGCCCTGCCCACGGGCTTCCGGCACGATGTCGTACTACGAAAGCGGCCCACGAAGCCGGTGGAACTGCGGATCCCGGTCGAAACTGACGGGCTGACTCTCGCTGATGGCAAGAAGGACAAAGGCCTGACCCTCGTTGACAGTAAGGGTAAGCAGGTCGCGTCCGCCGCTGAGCCGGTGGCAATCGATGCCGGTCCCAAGCCCGCCGAGGCGGACGCCGGCAAGGCCGTACCATCACGCACCGGGAAGATCGCTACACGGGTGGAAACGGATAATGGCCGCCAGGTGTTGGTGCTCAAGCCTGATCCCGGCTTCCTGAACGATCCAGCCACCCGCTATCCGCTTACGGTGGATCCCACCACGACGCTGCCGTTGCTGAGCGATGTGGTGATCGGCAGTGACGGCATCATCAACACCTCCCCCGCCTCCACGCAACTGGAGACCAGCAAGCAACGTACCTACGGCGACGGGCACATCACCTATGCCCACACGTTGTTGAAGTTCGACACCAGCGTGCTGGCCGGCCGCGCGGTCGGCAATGCCCGACTGGAAATGTACGTGGAACAGGACGTCGGGTGCCGCTGGTACGGTCCTGGCGGGGTCGAGGTCAAGCGCGTCACCTCTGGATGGAATGCCAACAATGTGAGCTGGTCGAGCCAGCCGTCCGTGACCAGTTTCGGCTCCTCCATCCAGATCTGTCCTAACACCTCGCAACTCGATCCCAACGGCAATTGGATCCCTCGCACGAACACGTGGGATGTTACGGCGATGGCCAACGCGTGGGCCTCAGGGGCGCAGAGCGAGGGCATCCAAGTGTCCGCATACAGTGACTTCGACCACCAGCCTAACCAGGGCCTGGGCTTTTGGATCTACTACCACTCCGCCGAACGCGTGGGTGGAAAACCGCCAAAGCTCACCGTCTCGTACTGGCTGCCACCCGAGATTCCCACCGTGACGGCAGAATCCATCGATTCCATGTCCGGCAATGACGCCATCGCCCGCAGCCAGAATGTCAAGGTGAGCTTCAAGTCCGCAGTGCCGGAAGCCACCAACCTGGACTACACCGTCACGGTCAACGACTCCACCATGAAGCCGCCCCCGGCTTTCCCTGCCGGCCACGTCGCCCACTGGAAGTTCGACGAAGCCGCAGGCGCCACGAGCGCGGCCGACGCCAGTGGCAACGGTCACACCGCCGCCTACGTCGGCTCCCGGCGCCATTCGATCACCGGCAAGCTCGGCGGGGCCATAAAACTCAATGACCTACACGGCAGCACTGGTACCGTGCCGGATTCCTCAGCCAGCACCAGTAGAGCCGTGCTGAACCAGAACACCAGCTTCTCCATCAGTACCTGGGTTAAGCTGCACGACAGCGACGACATCCAATGGCTAGCCAGCCAAGATGGCAACCCGTTCGGGTTGTCGATCTACTACTTGGGCAGCAGCTGGCAGAAGATACGCCTACAAGTGTCCGGTACCGGAGGGTCGACCGGCTACGGTGTCTGGGTTGATTCTGCCAAGCTGGTCAAGGCCGACACCTGGACCCACTTGGTCGCGATGTATGACGCCGCCGCAGGCAAGATCCGTATTTATATCGACGGTGTTCTCTCTGCTCAGAGCGACTACACCCCCACCGGAAGCGTCACCAGCGGCCCCTTCCGCATCGGCGCCGACAAGGCACAGACCCCCATCCATCTCCTGCAGGGCTCTCTCGACGACATGCGCCTCTACCAGCGCGCCCTCACCGTCCAGGAGGTCAAGGACCTTTACGGCGAAGTAGCCGCCACCAGCTACAACGCCAAGCCCTCCGGTCAGGTCATAAACCAGACCTTCGAGCTCTCCAATCCGGCCAGCCTCAAGTTTGTCGTCAAGGCCTGCCGCAGCGGCGTCACGCCGCCTTCGTGCAACGAGAGCCCGGCCTATCGCATCACTTCCGACGCGCCGATGCTTCCGACGGATGCCGAGACCGGCATGGCCGACCCAGCTCAGCCGATCCTGTCTGGCATGGTCAACCGTCCGTCCGGTGGTCCGGTCACGGCCAAGTACTACCTCTACGACAACAGCGGGGCCCCGGTGGGAGCCGCCCCCCTTGGCACCCGCAGCGTGCATGGTGGCGAGCGAGCCTCCTTCCAAGTCGCGGCTAACACGGTGCAACCCGGAACCACCTACAAATGGCAGATGATCGCTTGCGCAAGCGACTCAAACGGAGCCGGGGAGGTATGCACATCTAAGACCGCGCAGGTCTCCTTCACCACCCCCGGCGCCCCCTCGCCCCCTCCTGTTGAGGACGTCCGGCACCTCACCCTGGGCAAGGACAGCTTCGTCATCAAGAGCGTCAAGACCGACCCGACCGCCTGCAGCGGCGGACCTTGCACCGTAGCTGACACGGCGATGATTCAGATCGGAGGGACGAGTGTCGACAAGACGGCGACGGTGATCGGCTTTAAGCTCGACGAACTGCCCGACGGCGCAGGCGTGTCGGAAGCAATCCTCAGACTTGGTACGCCCATCTGCCCGGCAGGTCTCTGTCCGGCAGACGCCATCATCACCGCGACGCCGCTGAAGAGTCCCGTTACAGGTGAAACCAAAGGTTCGGACTTGGCCGCCGACGCCGACCCAAACACCAGCTCCTATCCCCTGCCATTGAGTGGTCCCCAAGCTGACATCGCCGGCAGCGAGTACCAGTGGCTGATGCTCACGTCCAACAAGGACGAAGTCATCACCTTCGCCGACGCGTCCGCCGCTGATCAGCCGTCCCTGGCACTCGCCTATCTGCCCGCGGGGCCGCCAAGCAAGGTGCTCAACCTGACCGCCTCGGGCGGGGACGCCAGTGCTATGGCCAGTTGGGGGCTTCCGGACTCCAATGGCAGCGTGGCAATGCTGGACGGCTACGACATCGAGGTCATCGACAACGGTGGTGCGGTCGTCAAGACGCTGGAGGCCAAGGAACCGTACGTGGCCATCTCCGGTCTGGCCAATGATGCCACCTACACAGTGAAGGTGCGCGCCAAGACCGTCTTCGGGGTCGGCGATTGGGAAGCCACCACGGCCACGACCAAGGCTGTCCCGCCACCACCTGTAAAGGGCGGCACCGCCTGCCTTCTCGAACTCCCGACCGGCACACACACTGTCACAGCGGCAGCCGGGGCCGGCGCCCAGGCGTACATCGACCGCGTCAAGGGCTACTACCAAGCCCAGGACGCAGTCCTAGAAAACCGCGCCGCCACCATCTGGGATGCTCCCGGGGTGGCCCCTGACGCACCAAGCACGGCCAAGCTGTCACTCGTGAACGCGGCTCTGGTTCAGCAGCGCGCTTCGATGACACGGGCAGGGACTACGCGCACAAATTCCCAGGTGCAGGTCAGTAACACCATAATCCAAGCCATGTCCGACGGTACGGTGCGCGTGACCGCCGACATCAACCGTACGTGGAGTGAAGAAGCTTCTGCCATGGCCGGGGCAGCCGTCAAGGCGGGAGCCAGCGCCACCTCGCAGACATCTGGACAGGTGGAGCCAAGCGAATCCACCATCTCCATCTTCGTATTCGACCGCTGCGGCAACATCACTGTTATCCAGGTCCCGAATGACGCAGAGGAGGATTCTACCGACTTCTTCGAAATCGATGGCGATTCCTTCCTTGAACAGAAACTGCGTGCGTCGGATGATGACGTGATTGCAGCGTCATCTACGGCGACGGCCGTAGCAGGCGAACCCTGCCGTAGCAACGTCAAGAGTTGGGCCAGGGCGTATGCAAATGAAAAAACTCGGCCTGCAAAAGGACTGCTGTTCGAGGTTCTAGGACAGTCAAAGTGGGATGCCTGTCTTCCGTATGACGACACAACCTGGAACGTTAGTAAATTCGGTGCGGTGGCCACCTTGTACACCGCTTCTTCATTTCGAAAGCCGAAGGGCGCAAGTGCGAAGAAGGTGAATGCCTACATCCTGAATAACTCGAGTGTCGACATAAAGAGCACGGCTTGCTTCAAGGTGACAACTACTACCTACCAACTCGCAGTTCAGGGCAACGTTGGTCTGCCCCAAGGTGGCGAGGTCGGTGGCGGCTTGACCTTTACTCAAACAGCCTCGAAAGACTGCCCAGGGGAGTACAGTCTTACCGGCGAAAAAGGTGGCGGCAACGAAAAGGTCGCCTTCAGGTCCTCCTTTTGGGGGCCCAAGGACGCGCTAATAGCAACGTGCTGGATGAGTACTGGAAACACGTGCTCCATATCGCATTACCAACAACGTTCCTTCGGAACCTTCAACTGGGCCAAGCAGAAGGGGATAAAAACCGCTAGGATACTACCCGCGACCTCCCTCTGGAGAGATCGCTAG
- a CDS encoding YybH family protein produces MGSRNSVTEINELFVEAMNAGDLDLAMSCWDEDTVFQTAPGTEPVRGLGGLREALQQFIDTKPHLTIEELHRVEAGDVVLVALKWHLVGTGPDGESIEMGAVDSNVFCRQADGTWRIRIDNPFHSQHIGF; encoded by the coding sequence ATGGGTTCGCGCAACAGTGTTACCGAGATCAATGAGTTGTTCGTCGAGGCGATGAATGCCGGAGATCTCGATCTGGCGATGTCGTGCTGGGACGAGGACACCGTCTTTCAGACGGCGCCGGGGACCGAGCCCGTTCGGGGGCTGGGCGGGCTGCGGGAGGCGCTGCAGCAGTTCATCGACACCAAGCCTCATCTGACGATCGAGGAGTTGCACCGGGTCGAGGCGGGGGACGTCGTCCTGGTCGCCCTCAAGTGGCATCTGGTCGGGACCGGGCCCGACGGGGAGTCGATCGAGATGGGTGCCGTGGACAGCAACGTCTTCTGCCGGCAGGCCGACGGGACGTGGCGGATCCGCATCGACAACCCGTTCCACTCTCAGCACATCGGCTTCTGA